One segment of Carya illinoinensis cultivar Pawnee chromosome 1, C.illinoinensisPawnee_v1, whole genome shotgun sequence DNA contains the following:
- the LOC122317896 gene encoding putative ubiquitin-conjugating enzyme E2 38 isoform X1, giving the protein MASALQENDHAIHDEEAAKFRQFDVVNDCSDHYFANSKHAAYKRACFTSTGNGALYKKIMQDWRILEKDLPESIYVRAYAGRIDLLRAAIIGARETPYHDGLFFFDFAFPCDYPNRPPLVYYHSHGLRLNPNLYSGGAVCLSLLNTWFGTENEKWNPSVSTVLQVLVSLQGIVLNDKPYYNEPGFKLSGSWETYNEDAFLLSCKTMLSLLQNPPRNFEAFVVGHFCERAKSILSACKAYQNGHVRVGLYRDENRPICMSEIQASDKFKKSMDKLYKDLLVGFAKNGASNLQNDLIEEFGDEIENIDLKQKRVTHEKKKLGESCEIIVYLKSILGLNKGGKKLKNNANGIKMNTS; this is encoded by the exons ATGGCTTCAG CATTGCAGGAAAATGATCACGCGATTCATGATGAAGAGGCCGCTAAGTTCAGACAATTTGATGTCGTCAATGATTGCTCCGACCATTACTTCGCCAATTCAAAGCATGCAGCGTACAAGAGAGCTTGCTTCACCAGCACAGGAAATGGGGCTCTATACAAGAAGATTATGCAAGATTGGAGGATTCTTGAGAAGGATCTCCCGGAATCTATCTACGTACGTGCCTACGCTGGAAGGATTGACCTCCTCCGGGCGGCCATCATCGGTGCTCGAGAAACTCCCTACCACGACGGCCTTTTCTTCTTCGATTTTGCATTCCCTTGCGATTATCCAAATCGGCCTCCTCTCGTATATTACCACTCTCACGGTCTCAGATTGAATCCAAATTTGTACAGTGGTGGTGCTGTTTGTCTGAGCTTGTTGAACACCTGGTTTGGCACCGAGAATGAGAAGTGGAACCCTTCTGTCTCTACGGTTCTTCAGGTTCTGGTTTCACTCCAAGGGATTGTGCTAAATGACAAACCTTACTACAATGAGCCCGGATTCAAGCTTTCTGGGTCTTGGGAAACTTACAATGAAGATGCTTTCTTGTTGTCGTGCAAGACAATGCTGTCCTTGCTTCAAAACCCACCCAGAAATTTTGAGGCTTTCGTTGTTGGGCATTTCTGTGAGCGGGCAAAATCCATTTTAAGTGCTTGTAAGGCTTACCAGAATGGTCATGTCAGGGTCGGTCTCTACCGTGATGAAAACAGGCCAATTTGTATGAGTGAGATCCAAGCATCAGACAAATTTAAGAAGTCGATGGACAAGCTTTACAAGGATCTTTTAGTGGGCTTCGCGAAGAATGGAGCTTCTAATCTGCAGAATGATCTTATCGAAGAGTTTGGGGATGAGATTGAAAATAtcgatttaaaacaaaaaagggtCACTCATGAGAAGAAGAAACTTGGAGAATCTTGCGAGATTATTGTGTATTTGAAGAGCATTTTGGGACTGAATAAGGGCGGtaagaaactaaaaaataacGCAAATGGGATCAAAATGAACACCTCTTGA
- the LOC122317903 gene encoding probable enoyl-CoA hydratase 1, peroxisomal, producing the protein MDRSAPEKLILVSREPGGIAFVTINRPKSLNSLTKSMMTDLAQAFKALDRDESIRVIVLSGSGRAFCSGVDLTAAEDVFKGDVKDSESDPVAQMERCRKPIIGAIGGFAVTAGFEIALACDILVAAKGAKFMDTHARFGIFPSWGLSQKLSRIIGPNKAREVSLAAMPLTAEIAEKLGFVNHVVDEGELLKKAREIAEAIVKNNQDLVLRYKSVINDGLKLDLGHALALEKERAHEYYDGMTKEQFKKMQEFIAGRSSKKPSSKM; encoded by the exons atggacCGTTCTGCACCGGAAAAACTGATCCTTGTGAGCCGGGAGCCGGGAGGGATTGCGTTCGTAACCATCAACCGGCCGAAGTCGCTGAACTCGTTGACCAAGTCTATGATGACGGACCTGGCCCAGGCTTTCAAGGCCCTGGACCGGGACGAGTCGATCCGAGTGATAGTCCTGTCCGGGTCCGGTCGGGCTTTCTGCTCGGGTGTGGACCTGACCGCGGCGGAGGACGTGTTCAAGGGCGACGTGAAGGACTCGGAGTCCGACCCGGTGGCCCAGATGGAGCGTTGCCGAAAGCCTATAATCGGAGCCATCGGAGGGTTCGCGGTCACCGCCGGGTTCGAGATCGCGCTCGCTTGTGATATTCTGGTCGCTGCTAAGGGAGCCAAGTTTATGGACACTCACGCTAG GTTTGGAATATTTCCTTCCTGGGGTCTCTCTCAGAAGCTTTCACGTATAATTGGTCCCAACAAAGCGCGTGAAGTTTCTTTGGCAGCCATGCCACTAACTGCCGAAATAGCTGAGAAGTTGGGCTTCGTCAACCATGTTGTTGACGAAGGTGAATTGTTGAAAAAAGCCAGAGAAATTGCTGAAGCCATTGTGAAAAATAATCAGGACTTGGTGTTGAGGTATAAGTCAGTCATAAATGATGGCCTCAAGCTGGACTTGGGTCACGCCCTTGCGCTAGAAAAG GAGAGGGCTCATGAGTATTACGATGGAATGACCAAAGAACAGTTCAAGAAGATGCAGGAATTCATAGCAGGCCGGAGTTCAAAGAAACCTTCTTCAAAGATGTAG
- the LOC122317896 gene encoding probable ubiquitin-conjugating enzyme E2 25 isoform X2, which produces MQDWRILEKDLPESIYVRAYAGRIDLLRAAIIGARETPYHDGLFFFDFAFPCDYPNRPPLVYYHSHGLRLNPNLYSGGAVCLSLLNTWFGTENEKWNPSVSTVLQVLVSLQGIVLNDKPYYNEPGFKLSGSWETYNEDAFLLSCKTMLSLLQNPPRNFEAFVVGHFCERAKSILSACKAYQNGHVRVGLYRDENRPICMSEIQASDKFKKSMDKLYKDLLVGFAKNGASNLQNDLIEEFGDEIENIDLKQKRVTHEKKKLGESCEIIVYLKSILGLNKGGKKLKNNANGIKMNTS; this is translated from the coding sequence ATGCAAGATTGGAGGATTCTTGAGAAGGATCTCCCGGAATCTATCTACGTACGTGCCTACGCTGGAAGGATTGACCTCCTCCGGGCGGCCATCATCGGTGCTCGAGAAACTCCCTACCACGACGGCCTTTTCTTCTTCGATTTTGCATTCCCTTGCGATTATCCAAATCGGCCTCCTCTCGTATATTACCACTCTCACGGTCTCAGATTGAATCCAAATTTGTACAGTGGTGGTGCTGTTTGTCTGAGCTTGTTGAACACCTGGTTTGGCACCGAGAATGAGAAGTGGAACCCTTCTGTCTCTACGGTTCTTCAGGTTCTGGTTTCACTCCAAGGGATTGTGCTAAATGACAAACCTTACTACAATGAGCCCGGATTCAAGCTTTCTGGGTCTTGGGAAACTTACAATGAAGATGCTTTCTTGTTGTCGTGCAAGACAATGCTGTCCTTGCTTCAAAACCCACCCAGAAATTTTGAGGCTTTCGTTGTTGGGCATTTCTGTGAGCGGGCAAAATCCATTTTAAGTGCTTGTAAGGCTTACCAGAATGGTCATGTCAGGGTCGGTCTCTACCGTGATGAAAACAGGCCAATTTGTATGAGTGAGATCCAAGCATCAGACAAATTTAAGAAGTCGATGGACAAGCTTTACAAGGATCTTTTAGTGGGCTTCGCGAAGAATGGAGCTTCTAATCTGCAGAATGATCTTATCGAAGAGTTTGGGGATGAGATTGAAAATAtcgatttaaaacaaaaaagggtCACTCATGAGAAGAAGAAACTTGGAGAATCTTGCGAGATTATTGTGTATTTGAAGAGCATTTTGGGACTGAATAAGGGCGGtaagaaactaaaaaataacGCAAATGGGATCAAAATGAACACCTCTTGA
- the LOC122302604 gene encoding LOW QUALITY PROTEIN: GDSL esterase/lipase At4g16230-like (The sequence of the model RefSeq protein was modified relative to this genomic sequence to represent the inferred CDS: inserted 1 base in 1 codon), giving the protein MGFVLDNQIIAQVMPGILTVSILVQICFAKTVLANFVFGDSLVEAGNYNYIPTLSRANIIPNGIDFGMPTGRFTNGRTIFDIVGQELGFKDFTPPYLAPTTTRSVVLQGVNYASGRGRILNQTGKIFGGRINLDAQLDXFANTRQDIIGSIGALAALNLFGTALFSVTIGSNDFINNYLTPVISIAEQKLVSPQVFVGTMISRYRLQLTRLYDLGARKLVVANVGPIGCIPYQRDLNPTTGDNCVDFPNHLAQSFNAQLKSLITNLSTNLQGSKFVYADVYHIVADILQNFISYGGNNANFSCCYFIGRFGGMVPCGPSSQVCMDRSKYVFSDPYHPTDAANVIIVTRLMDGDSNDITPMNIRQLAEL; this is encoded by the exons ATGGGTTTCGTGTTGGATAACCAAATCATTGCTCAGGTCATGCCGGGCATATTGACAGTCTCTATCCTGGTTCAGATCTGCTTTGCAAAGACTGTTCTTGCTAATTTTGTTTTTGGGGATTCCTTGGTTGAGGCTGGGAACTATAACTACATTCCAACACTCTCCAGGGCTAATATTATTCCCAATGGGATTGATTTTGGAATGCCTACAGGAAGATTCACAAATGGAAGAACAATTTTCGACATCGTGG GTCAAGAATTGGGTTTCAAAGACTTCACTCCTCCCTACTTGGCTCCCACTACAACAAGATCTGTGGTTCTCCAGGGTGTCAATTATGCTTCAGGCCGGGGTCGTATTCTTAATCAGACTGGAAAGATCTTT GGAGGTAGAATCAACCTGGACGCACAGCTAG AATTTGCAAATACCAGGCAAGATATAATAGGGAGCATTGGTGCTCTTGCAGCCCTAAACTTGTTTGGAACAGCTCTCTTCTCAGTCACAATTGGCTCGAATGATTTCATCAATAACTACCTAACACCAGTCATTTCAATTGCTGAACAAAAGCTAGTTTCTCCACAAGTGTTTGTTGGCACCATGATTTCCAGATACAGACTACAACTAACA AGACTCTATGATTTGGGAGCTAGAAAGCTTGTTGTGGCAAATGTAGGACCTATTGGGTGTATACCATATCAGAGAGATCTAAATCCAACTACAGGAGACAATTGTGTTGATTTTCCAAACCATTTAGCTCAATCATTCAATGCACAGCTGAAAAGCCTTATCACAAACCTCAGCACAAATCTTCAGGGATCCAAATTTGTCTATGCAGATGTCTACCACATTGTAGCTGATATCCTGCAAAACTTCATATcatatggtgggaat AATGCCAATTTCTCATGCTGCTATTTTATTGGGAGATTTGGGGGCATGGTCCCATGTGGTCCCTCATCACAAGTTTGTATGGATAGATCAAAGTATGTGTTTTCGGATCCATACCATCCTACTGATGCTGCCAATGTCATCATTGTCACGCGTCTCATGGATGGTGATTCTAATGACATAACTCCGATGAATATTAGGCAACTGGCAGAATTGTGA